A window of Coregonus clupeaformis isolate EN_2021a chromosome 28, ASM2061545v1, whole genome shotgun sequence contains these coding sequences:
- the LOC121556930 gene encoding pachytene checkpoint protein 2 homolog → MHLLQVQQNCALNSTDVQSMPYQNSGMEGDRMDVGDLKQNPNDMHNIHVEVHVKSNSTAKRSDVKMHVLALLNRHRMVFGAYRWTEFDEDFLIKHVQSVAIVDAERKPIDLKSCSLSIHIFTLNDDGPSTLNLEEEELSAANHWLLPAAEFHGIWESLVYESGVKTQLLDYVSTTIYFSDKNVDSNLISWNRVVLLHGPPGTGKTSLCKALAQKLSIRLLDRYSYGQFVEINSHSLFSKWFSESGKLVTKMFQKIQQLIDDKQALVFVLIDEVESLTAARNASQAGTEPSDAIRVVNSVLTQLDQIKRYPNVVILTTSNVTEKIDLAFVDRADIKQYIGPPSVEGIFNIYLSCLEELMKCQIIYPRQQLLTMFELETMGFRESNVSELSLLLRNIAIKSKGLSGRALRKLPFLAHALFVKTPTVALERFLGAMDLAVDKQIEERDNLVNCL, encoded by the exons ATGCATCTACTTCAGGTTCAACAAAACTGCGCGCTAAATTCGACTGACGTCCAGTCGATGCCGTACCAAAACTCAG GTATGGAGGGCGACAGAATGGATGTAGGGGATCTGAAGCAGAACCCCAACGACATGCACAACATCCATGTGGAGGTTCACGTCAAATCTAACAG CACTGCGAAGAGGTCTGACGTGAAGATGCACGTCTTGGCCCTGCTGAACCGTCATCGCATGGTGTTCGGGGCCTACAGGTGGACAGAGTTTGACGAGGACTTCCTTATCAAACACGTCCAATCAGTGGCCATAGTGGATGCTGAGAGAAAA CCCATAGATCTGAAGAGCTGCAGTCTGTCCATCCACATCTTCACCCTGAATGATGACGGGCCCAGCACTCTGaacctggaggaggaggagctctCTGCAGCCAATCACTGGCTCTTACCAGCTG CTGAGTTCCATGGCATCTGGGAGAGTCTGGTGTATGAGAGCGGGGTCAAAACACAA CTCTTGGATTACGTCTCGACCACGATTTACTTCTCGGACAAAAACGTGGACAGCAACCTGATCTCATGGAACCGGGTCGTCCTGCTTCATG GACCCCCGGGCACAGGGAAGACGTCTTTGTGTAAAGCTCTGGCCCAGAAGCTGTCAATCAGACTATTGGACCG GTACTCTTATGGGCAGTTTGTTGAGATCAACAGCCACAGTTTGTTCTCCAAGTGGTTCTCTGAG AGTGGTAAACTGGTCACTAAGATGTTCCAGAAGATCCAACAACTGATCGATGACAAGCAGGCTCTGGTGTTTGTTCTCATCGATGAG GTGGAGAGTCTGACGGCAGCGCGGAACGCCTCCCAGGCCGGAACGGAACCCTCAGACGCCATCCGAGTGGTGAACTCTGTCCTCACACAGCTGGACCAGATCAAGCG GTATCCTAATGTTGTGATTCTGACCACCTCCAACGTGACAGAGAAGATAGACCTGGCGTTTGTGGACAGAGCAGACATCAAACAGTACATCGGCCCTCCGTCTGTAGAGGGCATCTTCAACATCTACCTGTCCTGCCTGGAGGAACTCATGaag TGCCAGATCATCTACCCCAGACAGCAACTGCTGACCATGTTTGAGCTGGAGACCATGGGCTTCAGGGAGAGCAACGTGTCAGAGCTCAGCCTGCTTCTCAGGAACATCGCCAT AAAGAGCAAAGGGCTCAGTGGAAGAGCGCTGAGGAAACTACCCTTTTTGGCCCACGCTCTTTTTGTGAAG ACCCCGACAGTGGCCCTGGAGAGGTTCCTGGGGGCCATGGACCTAGCAGTGGACAAacagatagaggagagggacaacCTAGTCAACTGTCTGTGA